Genomic window (Cellulosilyticum lentocellum DSM 5427):
ACTCTTTAAGGACAAATAGTACTTCTCCCCTAGCTTTTGAGGAGATATTCCTTTTTTGTAATCAGCATAGATTTGCTGATTTCTGAGTTGAAGTTCTTGTCGTATAGAAGTATTGGTTCCCCATATTTTTCTATTTTCTTCTTTCTTAGGAATATAAAGATACTCCCCATCTATATACTCTTGTATCATCTCTAATAATTCATTTGGCAATACTGCCTCAGCTTTCTTATAGCTCATTGTGCCCTCCTAAAAATTAATATTGTTTAGGAATAGCAACGGCTATTTTTTCATAATTTAATCTGCAATAGCCCTTGCTATGCACAAATAACATATCTTCTCATATAAAAATTCTCCTTTCTCTTTAATAACTCATCGTTTTTAATATTAATTTAAACATTCTATATTGCTAATTATATCATTCTGTTCATTATTAGTTCAATAATACTTATAAAACTATGCATGTGATACTGTTGGAAACATTAGCTTTTGTTCCTCAACAATCTTTAAGTTGTCTCCTATAATAAACAAGGTACAATCCTCTTCATGATAAGGTTTAATTGTATACCCTCCAATCTCATAAGGTGTAAATCCTAATATCACTTCTTTAATACCACTGCCAAAAGCAGTAATTACCTCATCTAATGCTAATCTTTGACCTGCAAAAATTTCGTGGAGTGTTAGTACCTCATTTTCTATATCTGCTATAACATAGGCCTTTTGTTCTGGCATATAATAAATGCTATTTTTCTTATAGCCTGTTATCCAAAAACCTAATAGTCCTTGATTGCTCATAGCTAATCTACCATTTAGTTCTGCTGTTTTACTAGCTGTAAATAATTTTTCCCAGTTACTGCATTCTGACATATCAACCTTTTGGGCTGTCTTCATATTGCCCTTCGTACAAACCTTTTTACTATATTGATACTCCTTTGCTGGCTTAAATCCAAACTTAGGATAAAATTCTAATACACTATCATTACCAAACAAGTAGATACCATCTACTTTATCTTTATACTCCACTAGTATTTGTTCCATTAAAAATCTGCTTAGTCCTTGGCCTCTATATGCTTCGTCTGTCATAACTGTACCTAGTTGAATATAATTCTTAGCTATGCCATCTTGCTGAAATCTCATAAGATTAACAGAAATATTAGCAATCACCTTATTATGATCCACTAAGGAATAAGGAATATATTGATCTCCCCAAAGTCCTTTTTCATACCAACTATTAAAGTTAATATCAAATGTTTTTATAGCCAATGTATTAAAGCTCTCTCTTAAAACCTTGTCCTCTTTATAATCTACTACATATCTATACTTCATACTTTTCCCCATTTCTTTTATCCAGAATACTTTAACCCAATATGTACTTATTTTATTATACCTGTTACTACCTCTATCTATCAAACTCATGTATTTTTCTGAAGAAAATATGCGCCATCTATTTTTACGCATAAAAAGGCACTTGTTTTTCACAAGTGCCTTGCTTTTATTGATAAACTACCTCTTGCCCACGTTCAGTTTTAATAGTTACCTCTGCATCTCTTAAAGTAAGATACGTATAGCCATTTTCCTCATAGCTCTCTAAAGTACCAATAACTTCTATCCAATCATTTTCCTCAGGTATTGTGTCACTAGTAGTGAATTCAAAGCCACACATACTCCCATCATTGTTACAGCAGCCTGGACCTGTTCGGTAAACAAAATAATAGGTTTGCTTGGTACTTTCATCATAAGCAGAAGTAAACATACCCTCTAATTTAATATTTTTCCCTTCATATTCAGCTGTATTAGTATAAATCTCATTCACATAGCTCACATACATTTTTTCTGTAATTTCTAATACCTCTACATCTTCATTTATACTTGTCACATCATTCTCACTAGGGGATACACTTTTTTGCTCATCACTAACAATATCACTTGTGTTCGTATTCTCACTGGGTAATATGATTTCTTCTGCTGCTTCTTGCTCTTTCTGAGTCTTACTTCCTTGGTCTTTACTAAGTGTTTCATTAGTAGTACACCCTGTCATGATGAAAGAAAGCCCCAGTACTATTGTTACTATACGTATTGCTTCTTTCATCGTTTTACCCCTCCTCTAATCATACCAATCATTGAGAATACTAAGAACATAACAATATTAACAGAAACCACACTAGCACCTGATGGTGTAGCAAATTCATAAGAAATCACCATTCCAGTTGCAAAGCAAACTAACGAGATCATAGCCGAACAGATTACTACCGATAAGAATTTCTTACACACCCTCATAGCTGTTAAAGCAGGGAAAATAATAAGACTTGAAATAAGCAAGGCTCCCATCATTCTCATCCCTAATACAATAGTAATAGCTGTTAAAAATGCGATTACCATATTATAAGCTTTTGTATGAGTACCTGTTGCCCTTGCAAAGGTTTCATCAAAGGTAATGGCAAATAAACGTACATAAAAAATGACAAATAAAACAAGAACTGCTATAGATAAATAAAT
Coding sequences:
- a CDS encoding CD3324 family protein, whose amino-acid sequence is MSYKKAEAVLPNELLEMIQEYIDGEYLYIPKKEENRKIWGTNTSIRQELQLRNQQIYADYKKGISPQKLGEKYYLSLKSIQRILLQERKKNV
- a CDS encoding GNAT family N-acetyltransferase → MRKNRWRIFSSEKYMSLIDRGSNRYNKISTYWVKVFWIKEMGKSMKYRYVVDYKEDKVLRESFNTLAIKTFDINFNSWYEKGLWGDQYIPYSLVDHNKVIANISVNLMRFQQDGIAKNYIQLGTVMTDEAYRGQGLSRFLMEQILVEYKDKVDGIYLFGNDSVLEFYPKFGFKPAKEYQYSKKVCTKGNMKTAQKVDMSECSNWEKLFTASKTAELNGRLAMSNQGLLGFWITGYKKNSIYYMPEQKAYVIADIENEVLTLHEIFAGQRLALDEVITAFGSGIKEVILGFTPYEIGGYTIKPYHEEDCTLFIIGDNLKIVEEQKLMFPTVSHA
- a CDS encoding TIGR03943 family putative permease subunit, translating into MKEAIRIVTIVLGLSFIMTGCTTNETLSKDQGSKTQKEQEAAEEIILPSENTNTSDIVSDEQKSVSPSENDVTSINEDVEVLEITEKMYVSYVNEIYTNTAEYEGKNIKLEGMFTSAYDESTKQTYYFVYRTGPGCCNNDGSMCGFEFTTSDTIPEENDWIEVIGTLESYEENGYTYLTLRDAEVTIKTERGQEVVYQ